The following are from one region of the Halodesulfurarchaeum sp. HSR-GB genome:
- a CDS encoding metal-dependent hydrolase — MFVGHAALALALVGLGAYGFGFSRERALALGAVAAVAATLPDVDVLYALPTLLGGVSLGGVPVEAFWDGAAAHRSITHSLVVGVPIAATVGLVAARGRYRLAGLGLALGLTGALLTLPAGQPTIVVPFVLGAVVLGVAAARLSVPWPAVTLAAGIALFSHPFGDLVTGDPPWLLYPAGFEVLTGRVTLAPDPTVHLLAAFFLELGAIWVGLATVTWLRGDSIVERVRPRAALGAVFALFAFVIPAPTLAESYQFVFGVTAVGLIGLVPRNRRAPLSWAITGLTAITLAAVAYTGAYLLLGL, encoded by the coding sequence ATGTTCGTCGGCCACGCCGCGCTCGCCCTCGCCCTGGTCGGCCTCGGGGCATACGGATTCGGCTTCTCCCGCGAGCGAGCGCTGGCACTTGGGGCCGTCGCGGCTGTCGCGGCGACCCTCCCGGACGTCGACGTCCTCTACGCGCTCCCCACACTTCTCGGGGGCGTGAGTCTGGGCGGTGTCCCAGTGGAAGCCTTCTGGGACGGAGCCGCGGCCCACCGATCGATCACACACTCGCTCGTCGTGGGCGTGCCAATCGCGGCGACGGTGGGGCTCGTGGCCGCCCGGGGTCGGTACCGACTGGCTGGTCTGGGACTCGCCCTGGGGCTCACTGGAGCGCTGTTGACGCTGCCAGCGGGCCAGCCGACGATCGTCGTTCCGTTCGTCCTCGGGGCCGTCGTGCTGGGGGTCGCAGCCGCCAGGCTATCGGTTCCCTGGCCCGCCGTGACTCTGGCGGCGGGCATCGCCCTGTTCAGCCACCCGTTCGGTGACCTCGTGACTGGCGATCCGCCCTGGCTCCTCTATCCAGCCGGGTTCGAGGTCCTCACCGGCCGGGTCACGCTCGCCCCCGATCCCACAGTCCACCTGCTGGCGGCCTTCTTCCTGGAACTCGGGGCGATCTGGGTCGGGCTCGCCACCGTGACGTGGCTCCGGGGCGATTCGATTGTCGAGCGAGTTCGGCCCCGTGCCGCCCTCGGGGCAGTCTTCGCACTGTTCGCCTTCGTGATTCCAGCCCCCACACTCGCGGAGTCCTATCAGTTCGTCTTCGGGGTCACGGCCGTCGGCCTGATCGGGCTCGTTCCCCGAAACCGCCGGGCGCCGCTGTCCTGGGCGATCACCGGCCTCACGGCGATCACGCTGGCTGCCGTGGCCTACACCGGCGCGTATCTCCTCCTCGGTCTCTGA
- a CDS encoding dodecin: MVFKKITLTGTSEESFEAAADNAVDRAEMTLDNVMWAEVTEMGVEVASVEGRQYQVELEVAFELEEPEA; encoded by the coding sequence ATGGTCTTCAAGAAGATCACCCTGACCGGGACGAGCGAGGAGAGTTTCGAAGCCGCCGCCGACAACGCCGTCGACCGGGCGGAGATGACACTCGACAACGTCATGTGGGCCGAAGTAACCGAGATGGGCGTCGAGGTCGCCTCCGTCGAGGGCCGACAGTACCAGGTCGAACTGGAGGTCGCCTTCGAACTCGAAGAGCCCGAGGCCTAG
- the hisD gene encoding histidinol dehydrogenase codes for MSPMQLSDLDADRRAALVDRDSGVEAERETVREIIEQVRADGDAALKELSSRFDGVEVESIEVTARIDEAGSALDSDIKAAIETAAANIREFHAAEVPEDWRADFDGRELGRRFRPLDRVGIYAPGGTAAYPSSVLMGVIPAKVAGVEEVVVATPPAEEIHPATLYAADVAEADAVYQIGGAQAIAALAYGTESVEPVQKIAGPGNRFVTAAKAEVQGDAAIDFLAGPSELLAIADDTADPAAVAADMLAQAEHDPDSSVVAITDDAAVADSIRAAIDAQIPERDRAETIEAALDGPQSAILVADSLTAAATFAEAYAAEHLSIQTADDEAVLDAIDSAGSVFLGHQTPVAAGDYATGTNHVLPTGGQAKIVGGLSVDTFLRATTVQRLDDDSLSGLADTIRTLAATEGLDAHEASVSVRLED; via the coding sequence CTGTCGCCGATGCAGCTTTCGGATCTGGATGCCGATCGTCGGGCCGCGCTCGTCGATCGGGATTCCGGGGTCGAGGCCGAACGGGAGACCGTCCGGGAGATCATCGAACAGGTCAGAGCCGACGGCGACGCCGCACTCAAGGAATTGAGCAGTCGCTTCGACGGCGTCGAGGTCGAGTCGATCGAGGTCACAGCGCGAATCGACGAGGCGGGTTCGGCACTGGATTCCGACATCAAAGCAGCGATCGAAACCGCCGCCGCGAACATCCGCGAGTTCCACGCCGCGGAGGTGCCGGAGGACTGGCGTGCGGATTTTGACGGCCGGGAACTGGGTCGTCGGTTCCGGCCCCTCGATCGAGTCGGGATCTACGCCCCGGGTGGGACCGCCGCGTACCCGTCGAGCGTGCTCATGGGTGTGATTCCCGCGAAGGTCGCCGGGGTCGAGGAGGTCGTGGTCGCGACGCCGCCGGCCGAGGAGATCCACCCGGCGACCCTCTACGCGGCCGACGTCGCTGAGGCCGATGCGGTCTACCAGATCGGTGGGGCACAGGCCATCGCGGCGCTGGCTTACGGAACCGAGTCGGTGGAACCAGTTCAGAAGATCGCCGGGCCCGGCAATCGGTTCGTGACCGCGGCGAAGGCCGAAGTCCAGGGCGACGCGGCGATCGACTTCCTGGCGGGCCCCAGTGAACTGCTCGCGATCGCCGACGACACCGCCGATCCGGCCGCCGTGGCGGCGGACATGCTCGCCCAGGCCGAGCACGATCCCGACTCCTCGGTGGTCGCCATCACGGACGACGCGGCGGTCGCTGATTCCATCCGGGCCGCGATCGACGCCCAGATCCCGGAGCGCGACCGCGCCGAGACCATCGAGGCGGCCCTGGATGGCCCCCAATCCGCGATCCTCGTCGCCGATTCGCTGACGGCGGCCGCGACGTTCGCCGAGGCCTATGCGGCCGAGCACCTCTCGATCCAGACGGCCGACGACGAGGCGGTACTCGATGCCATCGATAGCGCTGGCTCGGTGTTTCTGGGCCACCAGACGCCGGTGGCTGCTGGGGACTACGCGACTGGGACGAACCACGTCCTGCCGACCGGTGGCCAGGCGAAAATCGTCGGTGGGCTCTCCGTCGATACCTTCCTTCGGGCGACGACCGTCCAGCGGTTGGACGACGACTCGCTCTCGGGGCTTGCGGACACGATCCGGACCCTCGCCGCAACCGAAGGATTAGACGCCCACGAGGCGAGTGTCTCGGTCAGGCTCGAGGACTAG
- a CDS encoding HPP family protein: protein MARGERWGEPELREAKRAIGRRLLEAARQRVTSTDILLHLMVLFVVPLLLAGLTFLSNSISLLPFVIYPPLASGTYTLFANPESIYAEPRRFVGGMTLGAFSGWVALKIATTLWYTVPPGEMEVHAGATALAVALTTLSTWALKLEVPVAFSAALLALVAGTNLTYVIAIGLSSSLVAGVYLVWHDRIYEQRGQFLYRTVTSDDRVLIPVRDRPADAETGQFGALLAAAHEAGTVVLYRASPRQELPAPQFEVEPTLVPVPGAEGEDPRTPTPDIAAVNQVRTAIEDTVDVPCEVAIEPGEPDDPEGIRAAAAALDCDLIVTSHEGALADPTDYLVGIFSGDIDAIAFHAAEEATSWSRILVLVRGPGKTSRAMIDFATRIATAPERVSVAHTIEERERRREAETMLAELVDSFDSSIETRVARGPVGRFLEHNARYYDVVFVGSSTDRSVASRILSPPTFQHLTEVEADIALVHRG from the coding sequence ATGGCACGCGGGGAGCGATGGGGAGAGCCGGAGTTGCGGGAAGCAAAGCGAGCGATCGGCCGTCGGTTGCTCGAGGCGGCCCGCCAGCGAGTGACCAGTACCGACATCCTCCTGCACCTGATGGTCCTGTTTGTCGTCCCGCTCCTCCTGGCCGGACTTACCTTCCTCTCGAATTCCATCTCCTTGCTTCCGTTCGTCATTTACCCACCGCTGGCCTCGGGCACCTACACGCTCTTTGCCAACCCGGAGAGCATCTATGCCGAACCCAGGCGCTTTGTCGGTGGGATGACACTGGGTGCGTTCTCCGGCTGGGTCGCGCTCAAGATCGCCACGACGCTCTGGTATACGGTGCCGCCGGGTGAGATGGAGGTCCACGCCGGCGCAACCGCCCTCGCCGTAGCGCTCACCACCCTCTCCACCTGGGCGCTGAAACTCGAAGTGCCGGTGGCCTTCTCCGCGGCGCTTCTGGCGCTGGTGGCCGGCACCAATCTGACCTACGTCATCGCGATCGGCCTGTCCAGTTCCCTCGTCGCCGGGGTCTACCTGGTCTGGCACGACCGGATCTACGAGCAGCGGGGCCAGTTTCTCTACCGCACGGTCACGAGCGACGACCGGGTGCTCATCCCTGTTCGTGACCGACCTGCAGACGCGGAGACCGGCCAGTTCGGAGCGCTCCTCGCCGCGGCACACGAGGCCGGAACGGTCGTCCTCTACCGCGCCTCGCCCAGACAGGAGCTTCCAGCCCCACAATTCGAAGTGGAACCGACACTGGTGCCAGTACCCGGTGCCGAGGGCGAAGACCCACGGACACCCACCCCGGATATCGCCGCGGTCAACCAGGTTCGCACCGCCATCGAGGACACCGTCGATGTCCCCTGTGAAGTGGCCATCGAGCCGGGTGAACCGGACGACCCGGAGGGCATCCGCGCCGCGGCCGCGGCCCTGGACTGTGATCTGATCGTCACCAGTCACGAGGGGGCCCTGGCCGATCCGACCGATTACCTCGTGGGGATCTTCAGCGGCGACATCGACGCGATCGCCTTCCACGCGGCCGAGGAGGCGACGAGCTGGAGTCGAATCCTCGTCCTCGTCAGAGGTCCCGGGAAGACCTCCCGAGCGATGATCGACTTTGCGACCCGTATCGCGACCGCCCCCGAACGGGTGAGTGTCGCCCACACCATCGAGGAACGCGAACGACGCCGGGAGGCCGAAACCATGCTCGCTGAACTGGTCGACTCCTTCGATTCGAGCATCGAGACCCGGGTCGCCCGGGGGCCAGTCGGACGATTTCTGGAGCACAACGCCAGGTACTACGACGTGGTCTTCGTGGGATCGAGCACGGACCGGTCGGTCGCCTCCCGGATCCTCTCGCCGCCGACCTTCCAGCACCTCACCGAAGTCGAGGCCGACATCGCGCTGGTTCATCGTGGGTGA
- a CDS encoding Mov34/MPN/PAD-1 family protein has protein sequence MRLFRSSELLGIARETMEFTLEACEATHPNEYMGFLRAEDASKLGLDRTGQVITDVLVIPGTESSPVSASVRSHMKPNDMRSVGSVHSHPNGVLQPSDADLATFGQGQVHIIVGAPYGWGDWKVFDNEGRQTTLEVLDIELPEEHFFDFTQAEIDAELAAEGRLDEPDRDDRR, from the coding sequence ATGCGCCTGTTCCGGTCGAGTGAGCTCCTCGGCATCGCGAGGGAGACGATGGAGTTTACCCTCGAAGCCTGTGAGGCGACCCATCCCAACGAGTACATGGGCTTTCTCCGGGCCGAGGACGCCAGCAAACTGGGCCTCGACCGGACCGGCCAGGTCATCACGGACGTGCTGGTGATTCCCGGTACGGAGTCCAGTCCGGTGAGCGCCTCGGTCCGCTCACACATGAAGCCAAACGACATGCGATCGGTCGGATCGGTCCACTCACACCCAAACGGCGTCCTCCAGCCGAGCGATGCCGACCTGGCGACCTTCGGACAGGGGCAGGTCCACATCATCGTCGGCGCGCCCTACGGCTGGGGGGACTGGAAGGTCTTCGACAACGAGGGCCGGCAGACCACCCTGGAGGTCCTCGACATCGAACTTCCCGAGGAGCACTTCTTCGATTTCACCCAGGCGGAGATCGACGCGGAACTGGCGGCTGAAGGCCGGCTGGACGAACCTGATCGGGATGATCGCCGCTGA
- a CDS encoding AzlC family ABC transporter permease, giving the protein MHTADLRRGVRDVAPLLLGIAPFGLVVGVAASNAGLDLELAVGMSVLVFAGAAQLAALELLRTDAPLVVVISTAAIINLRMLMYSASIAPHFRDLGARLKGGLAYVLTDQAYALSIARFENGPNVDRVSYYVGVAVPIWLVWQVMTVAGALLGAGVPESWGLDFTVPLVFLALLVPAVEDQATMAAALVGGSVAVIGAGLPLNLGLPVGATVGVLAGATFETVRQ; this is encoded by the coding sequence ATGCACACTGCAGACCTCCGTCGTGGCGTCAGGGATGTCGCCCCGCTGTTGCTCGGTATCGCTCCCTTCGGCCTGGTTGTCGGAGTCGCCGCCTCGAACGCCGGCCTCGACCTCGAACTGGCCGTCGGGATGTCGGTCCTGGTCTTCGCGGGAGCCGCCCAGCTCGCCGCCCTCGAACTGCTGCGGACGGATGCGCCCCTCGTGGTCGTCATCTCGACGGCCGCGATCATCAACCTCCGGATGCTCATGTACTCCGCCTCGATCGCCCCGCACTTCCGGGACCTCGGGGCCCGTCTGAAGGGCGGGCTGGCCTACGTCCTCACCGACCAGGCCTACGCCCTCTCGATTGCCCGTTTCGAGAACGGGCCGAACGTCGACCGGGTGTCCTACTACGTCGGCGTCGCGGTGCCAATCTGGCTCGTCTGGCAGGTGATGACCGTCGCGGGGGCCCTCCTCGGGGCCGGGGTCCCTGAATCCTGGGGGCTCGATTTCACGGTCCCGCTGGTCTTTCTGGCACTGCTTGTTCCCGCCGTAGAGGACCAGGCGACCATGGCGGCTGCACTCGTCGGTGGAAGCGTCGCGGTGATTGGAGCGGGTTTGCCGCTCAACCTGGGGCTCCCTGTCGGGGCCACGGTCGGCGTCCTGGCCGGAGCGACGTTCGAAACGGTGAGACAATGA
- a CDS encoding AzlD domain-containing protein, giving the protein MTTGYPDPIVWLAILAIGVLTFAIRVSFIALFGRLDEIPARAKLFLRYVPAAVLAGLVFPAFLTFEGGGGPAMDKLLAGGIAAAIAWRTENVLATLLAGMGSLWILRFLGL; this is encoded by the coding sequence ATGACCACGGGCTATCCCGACCCCATCGTCTGGCTTGCCATCCTCGCCATCGGCGTGCTGACCTTCGCGATCAGGGTCTCCTTCATCGCGCTGTTCGGTCGGCTGGACGAGATCCCAGCCCGGGCGAAGCTCTTCCTCCGATACGTCCCCGCGGCCGTCCTCGCTGGCCTGGTCTTCCCGGCGTTTCTCACCTTCGAAGGAGGTGGCGGCCCCGCGATGGACAAGCTTCTGGCCGGCGGGATCGCGGCGGCGATCGCCTGGCGGACCGAGAACGTCCTCGCGACGCTGCTCGCGGGGATGGGCTCGCTGTGGATACTTCGGTTCCTGGGGCTGTAG
- a CDS encoding MarR family transcriptional regulator: MNRRRADRLAAIVVGAVLLLGGLWTWDRYQAQQAFDSQMDGMMGSMMDGMGTTQGADPLVIAVGTLVVAGVLGGGYLVLRDEWTEPETQAAPQMGTSDIESAAHEPDEESTDVPTDATSSVESVAGLESQRALLDLLPEDERRILEPVLESPGLTQIEVRDRSDFSKSKVSQTISDLEKRGLVYREKQGRTYRVYPAEQLPGVTE; this comes from the coding sequence ATGAACAGACGACGCGCGGACCGCCTGGCGGCGATCGTCGTGGGTGCGGTCCTGCTGCTGGGCGGGTTGTGGACCTGGGACCGGTACCAGGCCCAGCAGGCCTTCGACAGCCAGATGGACGGCATGATGGGATCGATGATGGACGGGATGGGTACGACACAGGGTGCAGATCCCCTGGTCATCGCCGTCGGCACGCTAGTGGTGGCGGGGGTGCTGGGCGGCGGCTATCTCGTCCTGCGAGACGAGTGGACCGAACCCGAAACCCAGGCGGCACCGCAAATGGGCACGTCCGACATCGAATCCGCTGCCCACGAACCAGACGAGGAGTCCACGGACGTCCCCACGGACGCCACGTCGAGTGTGGAATCGGTGGCAGGGCTCGAATCACAGCGCGCACTGCTCGACCTGCTGCCCGAAGACGAGCGGCGGATTCTCGAACCCGTTCTGGAATCGCCCGGCCTCACCCAGATCGAGGTCAGGGACCGATCGGACTTCTCGAAGAGCAAGGTGAGCCAGACGATCTCGGACCTGGAAAAGCGGGGGCTCGTGTATCGCGAAAAGCAGGGGCGGACCTATCGTGTCTACCCGGCCGAGCAATTGCCCGGCGTAACCGAGTGA
- a CDS encoding SHOCT domain-containing protein: MNSLHKRIGLGVLALAGLILLVPTFLSGATGGYGMMGGGYGGMMGGGYGGGMGLLGPFTQLLFLALLVAGAYVLFQAVAGDGGPRPGRSGDAAIEELRNAYARGDISEEEFERRRATLRLDGER, translated from the coding sequence ATGAACAGCCTGCACAAACGGATCGGGCTGGGCGTGTTGGCACTCGCGGGACTCATCCTCCTCGTGCCGACGTTCCTCTCGGGGGCCACCGGGGGCTATGGCATGATGGGTGGTGGGTACGGCGGCATGATGGGTGGTGGGTACGGCGGCGGAATGGGACTGCTGGGGCCGTTCACACAACTGCTCTTCCTGGCACTCCTCGTCGCGGGGGCGTACGTTCTCTTCCAGGCGGTCGCCGGAGACGGTGGTCCCCGACCCGGCCGTTCCGGGGATGCGGCCATCGAGGAACTGCGGAACGCCTACGCCCGCGGTGACATCTCGGAGGAGGAGTTCGAGCGACGCCGGGCGACGCTCCGTCTCGACGGCGAGCGATGA
- a CDS encoding SHOCT domain-containing protein yields MLAQTSLGLGQWPILALVVAAVLVAFTASGSLSIGEDSTSQSTGKATSLEALKQRYVAGEIDDVEFERKLETLFENETVSDVERSLQRETDSTGDPESSPETVEPEPRVEDTHPERRKSRHDRRCGSRRRSCR; encoded by the coding sequence GTGCTGGCACAGACGAGCCTCGGACTGGGCCAGTGGCCAATACTGGCCCTTGTTGTAGCTGCCGTTCTCGTCGCGTTCACAGCGAGCGGGTCGCTCTCGATCGGCGAGGACAGCACCAGTCAGTCCACCGGAAAGGCAACGAGCCTCGAAGCACTCAAACAACGGTACGTCGCCGGCGAGATTGACGACGTCGAGTTCGAGCGAAAGCTGGAGACGCTGTTCGAGAACGAGACGGTCTCGGACGTCGAGCGCTCGCTCCAGCGTGAAACCGATTCGACGGGCGACCCGGAATCGAGCCCGGAGACGGTCGAGCCAGAACCACGGGTCGAGGATACACACCCGGAACGGCGGAAATCCCGGCACGACAGACGTTGCGGCTCCCGACGACGGTCGTGCAGGTAG
- a CDS encoding helix-turn-helix domain-containing protein: protein MSGNGPPDRSHEIPRQITTKALAAEVDVSDQAMTARLRRAIRNLVVNTIQVAEPPVGRP from the coding sequence TTGTCGGGAAACGGACCTCCCGACCGAAGTCACGAGATCCCGCGACAGATCACCACGAAGGCCCTCGCCGCCGAGGTCGACGTCTCGGATCAGGCAATGACCGCGCGATTGCGCCGGGCCATCCGAAACCTGGTGGTGAACACGATCCAGGTCGCCGAGCCCCCAGTTGGGCGGCCGTAG